In Desmodus rotundus isolate HL8 unplaced genomic scaffold, HLdesRot8A.1 manual_scaffold_100, whole genome shotgun sequence, the genomic stretch CAGCCGGCGAGGAACCTGAGCCAGAGAGGCGGGGCGAGGAGGGAGGCGGAGGCTCGGTTGGGAGGAAGAGACAGGGGAGTGGGGCGGGCccggaggaggggctgggggcgggccagctgggctgggggcggggcgggcggcgaTTGAAAGCGGCCGGGCTAGTGGGCTGGCGGGGAGCGCAGAGCCTGGAGTGAGCCTGTGAGTGCGAGCTGGAGCCCCGAGCCcggctcctctcctctcctctcctctccgtCTCTTCGCGCCACAGCCGGGCGCGCCAGGTAGGGTAAGCCCGTGGAGCCGTGGCCACAGCTGACCTTGTGGGTCCCGACCCCACTTCCCGGGATCCCGCGGGCCCTGGAGTTCTGGGGCGCCCGGGCTGGGATGGACCGGGGTGTCCAGACCGCGTTCGCCAGGAGCTCTGGGAAGCGGGAAGACGGCCCCAGGCGTCCCGCCTTTCTTCTCCAGACCGCTCACGCCCTGCACGGCGCTCTTcgttcctcctgcccctctgtccTCTGGTCCGTCTTTCTGTCTGTGCCCCTTGTCTTTGTCTCAGCCTCTGGGCTGGATTGCTCCCTGCCCGGACTGTGtggcccaggcccctggggctgcCCGCTTCCAGGGTTCTGGCTCCTCTCCGGTTCTGTCCCCATCCGTGAGAGCTTTGGTCTCTGCCACCTCTGTGGGAGGCTTGTGGTCTTGAAGGGTTTGGGCCTCAGCCCCCATCTGGGTCCCTGGCCCCATCTGTGTTGGTCTTCATGCTTGCCTCTCTCTCCTGTTTGCCTGGCTGAGCTGCTGCTTTCAGGGGTACCCACAGGACCCCAGTCCCTGACCCTGGGGAGCTGAGGGGGCAAAGTGAGGAGACAGCCTCCACCTCTGTGGCCAGGACATGGGGACCTTGAACTAGTTGCTCAGTTCCCCTCTCCTGGCTTCCCAAGCCTTCGTGACTGTGAGAGAGTGTGCGGGGCCCGTGTCTGTGTGGGCAGTCTGCACGTGATGGGgcgcagggtggagaggagggaagggcccCTGAAGGCTGGGCCGGGGCGAGCGGGGCCCCAGACGCTGAGGATGGGGAGACTGGAGATGGTGACTTTGCTTGGTTCTGAGCTGGAGAGGAAACGAAGACCAAGTATCAAACAGCATTCTGCGTAGAGCTGAGATGTTGAGATGCCTCCCCTTAGCACTGGTTTTGAGATTTTCACCAGATgaactgtccccaccccagacacACACATGTGCTCACACCTACGTGCCCTGCTGACTTCAGACCTGTGGCCACCTCGGCGTCCCTCCCTGGGACCAGCCTCGCCACCTTCCTGCCAGCCCCCAGGGCCTGAAGTCTCTCACTCCCGCAGCCAGGAGGCTCTGGGGGTGGCTTTTTCAGAACCAAAAGCTGGGGCCCTTGGATGCTCTCCCGGCCTCCACTCTCATGAGCAGTTGGagacccttccctccctcttcccctgtgGGTGGGGTCTTAGCCAGCAGTGGCCCGGTCAGGGAAGCCAAGGCCCGGGGTGGGCGCCAGACCCCAAGTTCGGGActccagcctggcctctgctgtGTGGTTGTTgaccctggggccctgggagggctGCGCCGGCTTCTGGACACTCTTCTGTTCATGGTGACACTGGCGTCAGCTGGGGTCTCCTGCTCGCTctgtctcccaccctctctgCTGAGCTGCGATGGGCACAGGGCCCATCTCCAGACCCAGGtcagggcagagctgagggacAGGCCGAGGGGTGGCCCGGGCGCTTCTCAGCCTAGTCTGTGCCGTCGGCTCTCGCTGACTCCTGAGTGCCTGGGAAAGGGGGGCCGGGGGAGGCAGAGTCAGAAGGGGCAGCCGCTCTCAGATTCctctcctgtctgtctgtctgtctgtctgtccatctctctctGCAGGAGCCAGGCCCCTCCTCATCTCTCTTCCTGTCTGTCCTTTCCTGCTCcctacttcttcctctctttggCTTTGCTGCTTCTACTCTCATCCCCCGGAGGCTCCGGTCTGCTGGACCCATCCACCCTCTTCGGGGCCATGGGGTCACTGCCTGCGCTCCTAGCACTGCTGCTGTGGGGCGCTGTGGCCGAGGGCCCAGCCAAGAAGGTGCTGACCCTTGAGGGGGATCTGGTGCTGGGAGGGCTGTTCCCGGTCCACCAGAAGGGTGGCCCCTCAGAGGAGTGCGGGCCCATCAACCAGCACCGGGGCATCCAGCGCCTGGAGGCCATGCTGTTCGCTCTGGACCGCATTAACCGGGACCCGCACCTGCTGCCCGGCGTGCGCCTGGGAGCACACATCCTGGACAGCTGCTCCAAGGACACATACGCCCTGGAGCAGGCCCTGGACTTCGTGCGCGCCTCTCTCAGCCGAGGCGCAGATGGCTCCCGCCACATCTGCCCTGATGGCTCCTACGCCACCCACGACGATGCTCCTACCGCCATCACCGGTGTCATTGGCGGCTCTTACAGTGACGTCTCCATCCAGGTACGTTTGGGCTGCTCAGATCGGGGCCGGAGAACAGGCTGGAGGCGGGGCCCAGATGCCCACTTAGCAGGTGCTGGGAGCTGCCGTGCACTGGAAGAGGAACTAGAAGCTTCCTTTGAGTAGCTTTTTACAGAAGACTGGGAAAATGTCCCCCATCACATAATGGGGGTCCATTTTTAAAGGCATTGCAGGGAAAACACGCCACTTCCAACCCCCCCCCACATCTGATGCTAAGCGGCCCCGAGAAGCTGAACAGCCAGGCCTGTCAGGGCAGAACTCCAGTTTGAGCCCCGGCTCCTCCACTTCCTGCGTGGCTCTGGGCACCACTTCtctcttctgtgcctcagtttcctcctcataAAATGGGACTCATAACACTGCCGCTCTTGCAGGTGTGGTGGAAAAGTAAGGGGGATATACACAAAGCATGCATCGGGGCCTGGCAGGCCACAGGGCGCAGTCCACGTGGGCTGCTCGCTTGGCTAATCTGTCACAGGAGAGGACGCTGAGTGCTAGAGAGAGGCAGGCCGGCCATCCAGGCCCCCGCTGAGGGGAGGCATGGGCCACAGGCTCCCACCGGGGCCCTCCTGGTCCATCAGACCACCTCGCCATGGACCAGGAAGAGGTGAGGTTTAGCAGCCAGAAGCAGCCCACGGGAGAGAAACTGGAGTGGAAGAcccaggaggaagagaagcaagcAGAAGGGGGAGGCCCCCCAGGGTCTTCCAGTGAAGCACCCggccctccttcctcctgctcgCCCACAAGGGTCAAGCAGAGGGTATGCCCCCCCCATGTCCTCAGGCACACCTGGCTGCTCTAGCCCAGGGAGGACCCTCCCCTCCCCGTCCCTGACGGATCCCACCTCTTGCTGGCCCCTTAGGTGCCCAGGTGGAAGATGAGGCCAGGACTGGGATCAGGGTTGCAGGTTGCTAGGAGGGTCTGGGCTGGGCCCCAGCTTTCTTTCGGAGAATGGCCGAGGGCCCATTATCAAAGGCAAGGCCTGGACTCCTGACCTGGGACACTTCTTCAGGAGAAATGAAGCAAGAGCTGCCTGAACCGTGGAGGCAGCctctggcctggggtgggggaggcctgctccctgcaccccaccccaccccagctgcaggGAGTGAATTCCCGGTCCTGCCAGTCCCAGCAGTGGCACGTGGCCAGTTGCCTTGCATCGGTGTGGCTGGCCAGCCCCAACGTCTATACCTTGGCTGGGGGCTGCTGTGGGCAAGCAGCCTCCCACCTGCTGCTGTCTACAGGAGCATCTGGGGGCTTTCCCAGGaccccctccccacagctctCTCCGGGGCCCATGCCTTCATCTCCAGGGGTCAAGttacctcccttcctccctcctcaccaGGGGTCACACCTCAGTAACAGTCTGCTTTTCAGTGTCTGGGACAAAACCAGGCCTGGCCCTTCATCCTCAAGCCACACCTGCCTGTTAATGGCTCCCCCTCATCgctgccccttctccctccccaaatcCCTACCACCTTCCgtgtgcctggcactgaggcCTCACTGCATTATCAGTTTTATCTGCCCAGTGGCCTTGTAAGGGAGGGTTAAGGGACCGAGGCCCAGGGGggtctgcccacctgcccagggccccagaggtgggaggtgtgggaggagagggtgtggagacAGAAGGAGGAAGCCGTCTCTCCCCGGTGAAGTCTGGGACCTGGGTTCCTCCTGCGGAACCCCAAGcttccctgctcccacctccctACCAGGTCCTCGGCCGGACCCCGCTCTTGGCGGCAGGGCCCAGCTGCCAGGGGTGGCAGAGGGGCTTCCAGGCAGTCAGTGGAAAGCAGGAAGCCTTGTTTATTTCAGTCTCAGGCACTGAGTGGAGACCGATGCTTGAGGGCCCTTAGATCTGGGGgagccttttccttctttctccatcatCCCATCGGGACTGGCTCTGGGGAAGGGCTAAGGCCCCAACCAGGTATCTGCTTAAGAGCCCTGGGCACCCCAGATGCTGTCTGTCCCCTGTGCAGCCGAGcacctgcctctctccacccATGACTCGGGCTTCCCTTTGGCTCCCGACTTTTGCTACTGCCACATGTCTGAGGGGGACAGCGGCGGGGATCGGGACAGCAGGCAGCTCTGGACTGTGGTGCCTCAGCCCTGGGTCTGCTGTCCCCCGTCCTGGGAAAGGGGTAGAAATCTCCAGTCCCCGGGGAAAGACACATCAAGACAGGATTGAAGTTTTGGGGCAGAGGGGGGACCTCAGGGCTGACCAGAGGGACAGATAGCTGCAGGGGACACAGTTGTCTCTGACCcttgccctctccacccctctcccaggTGGCCAACCTGCTGCGGCTATTTCAGATTCCTCAGATCAGCTACGCGTCTACCAGCGCCAAGCTCAGTGACAAGTCCCGCTATGACTACTTTGCCCGCACAGTGCCCCCTGACTTCTTCCAAGCCAAGGCCATGGCCGAGATCCTCCGCTTCTTCAACTGGACCTACGTGTCCACCGTGGCATCAGAGGGTGACTACGGCGAGACAGGCATCGAAGCCTTTGAGCTGGAGGCCCGCGCCCGCAACATCTGCGTGGCCACCTCGGAGAAGGTGGGCCGCGCCATGAGCCAAGCCGCCTTTGAGGGCGTGGTGCGCGCCCTGCTGCAGAAGCCCAGTGCCCGTGTGGCCGTCCTCTTCACCAGGTCCGAGGACGCCCGCGAGCTCCTCGCTGCCACCCAGCGCCTCAACGCCAGCTTCACCTGGGTGGCCAGCGATGGCTGGGGGGCCCTGGAGAGCGTGGTAGCAGGCAGCGAGGGGGCTGCCGAGGGCGCCATCACCATCGAGCTGGCCTCCTACCCCATCCGCGACTTCGCCTCCTACTTCCGGAGCCTGGACCCCTGGAACAACAGCCGGAACCCCTGGTTCCGCGAGTTCTGGGAACAGAGGTTCCACTGCAGCTTCCGGCAGCGAGACTGCGCGGCCCACTCGCTGCAGGCCGTGCCCTTCGAGCAGGAGTCCAAGATCATGTTCGTGGTCAACGCGGTGTACGCCATGGCCCACGCGCTGCACGACATGCACCGTGCCCTCTGTCCCAACACCACCCGCCTCTGTGATGCCATGCGGCCTGTCAACGGGCGTCGCCTCTACAAGGACTTCGTGCTCAACGTCAAGTTCGACGGTAATGGTGCTGGCCGGCGTCCACTGGGCGGCTGGCGTCGGAGGGTGAGCGGGAGCAGGCCCTCAGGTTCCATTGCTTAGCTATGAAAATAGTCTCCAAGTAAGGGTCTCACCAGGGGGCTTGTGTCACAGCCAGGACAAGGGTGGCAAGGCAGAAAGGACCCCAGCTGGAGCCAGGACTATGGTGTCTGGCCGACTCCTGCACTTTGAGGGTCTCAGATCCTGCTTGGgcacttccctctctctctcctgcccctttaGCTCACAGGGCACAGGGACCGGGCCGGTGAGCGTCCAAGTGAGGGCGGGCTGGAAGTGAGCGTTAGATGACAGTTTTCCAGGGAAAATGCCTGTTCCTTTGCTTGATTTTTCCGTTCATGGTGGCCACAGCCTCTTCAAACCggaagttattttaataaaagccccagttttaagaaaaatgagcACCTCGGACAGATCCCCGAGGGACAGAAGGAGAGGACACAGCTGTGAGGGAGCCTGGAGCACGGGCCCAGGGCCAAATCGAGCAGCCATTCCTGCTGACCGGCCTTCCAAGGGACAGGGCAGTCAGAGGCTGCTGGGGCCTACGTGGCAGGGGGCCCGGCTGGGCTCGGTGGGAGGGACTGTGGGCTTGAGCTGGATGCTCAGGACTTCCAGGCTGGGTGGCGTGGGTAAGGGCTGTGGGGACCTGCGTGTGATCCCAGGCTGCGCCGAGCACCAGGGAACCTTCAGCTGTACATCAGCTGCTAGTTCAAACCCTGACTTCTCACTGGGACCCAGCACAGCAGGGGTGGCCCCCTGAGCACGGCTAGGAGACTGGAAGGTCACAGGGGAGTGTGGGAGGAGTAGACATGGTATGTGAGCTTCCTGCAAACCCATGCAGGCAACCATCGGTGGTTTCGGTTGACGGCTGAGGCTGGGGTTTGGCGCACCCTGGGGTCAGTGTGAGGACCAGCAGGGACTGGCACCAGGGCTGTCGTTGCCAGGATTTTGTAGGGCTGGGGCCAGACCTGAGGCCACGTGTGTTTGGCTCTGTGGGTCTGCGTGTTGAGTTTGGGGAGAGAGACGTGGCGTGTGCTGTGCTCAGGTTGGGGTCTGGGTTGGCGGACTGTGGAGATTTGGTCtaggcctgggcctggggagtcGTGGCCAGAGGTCAGTGGGGGTTTTTGGTCTGTGCTGATGCCTGGCCTTTAAGATTGGGGTTCTGATGGGGACTTAGGGTCGGGGTCTGCGGGAGGGCTCTGATTTAGCACAACAGCGATGGGTAGGGCAAGGCCGGCTTTTGTGGGGGCGGTGAGGAGCAGGATGAGGACCGGCCCAGCTCTGGGGTTTGGGTTCCATGTTCGGGGGACGGAGGGGGGGCGTTGAGGTCATGTCGGGGGCCcaacccctcttccttccctccgcctcccccagcccccttccgCCCAGCTGACACCCACAGCGAGGTCCGCTTCGACCGCTTTGGTGACGGCATCGGCCGCTACAACATCTTCACCTACCTGAGGGCCGGCAGGGGGCGCTACCGCTACCAGAAGGTGGGCTACTGGGCCGAAGGCCTGACCCTGGATACCCGCCTCATCCCGTGGGCCTCGCCCTCCGCCGGCCCGCTGCCCGCCTCCCGCTGCAGCGAGCCCTGCCTGCAGAACGAGGTGAAGAGCGTGCAGCCTGGGGAGGGCTGCTGCTGGCTCTGCATCCCCTGCCAGCCCTACGAGTACCGGCTGGACGAGTTCACCTGCGCCGACTGCGGCCTGGGCTACTGGCCGAACGCCAGCCTCACCGGCTGCTTCGAGCTGCCGCAGGAGTACATCCGCTGGGGCGACGCCTGGGCCGTGGGGCCGGTCACCATCGCCTGCCTCGGCTCCCTAGCCACCCTCTTCGTGCTGGGCGTCTTCGTGAGGCACAACGCCACGCCCGTGGTCAAGGCCTCGGGCCGGGAGCTCTGCTACATCCTGCTGGGCGGCGTCTTCCTCTGCTACTGCATGACCTTCATCTTCATCGCCAAGCCCTCCACCGCGGTGTGCACCTTGCGGCGCCTGGGCCTGGGCACCGCCTTCTCCATCTGCTACTCGGCCCTGCTCACCAAGACCAACCGCATTGCACGCATCTTCGGGGGGGCCCGGGAGGGAGCCCAGAGGCCGCGCTTCATCAGTCCCGCCTCACAGGTGGCCATCTGCCTGGCACTCATCTCGGGCCAGCTGCTCATCGTGGTCGCCTGG encodes the following:
- the GRM2 gene encoding metabotropic glutamate receptor 2, giving the protein MGSLPALLALLLWGAVAEGPAKKVLTLEGDLVLGGLFPVHQKGGPSEECGPINQHRGIQRLEAMLFALDRINRDPHLLPGVRLGAHILDSCSKDTYALEQALDFVRASLSRGADGSRHICPDGSYATHDDAPTAITGVIGGSYSDVSIQVANLLRLFQIPQISYASTSAKLSDKSRYDYFARTVPPDFFQAKAMAEILRFFNWTYVSTVASEGDYGETGIEAFELEARARNICVATSEKVGRAMSQAAFEGVVRALLQKPSARVAVLFTRSEDARELLAATQRLNASFTWVASDGWGALESVVAGSEGAAEGAITIELASYPIRDFASYFRSLDPWNNSRNPWFREFWEQRFHCSFRQRDCAAHSLQAVPFEQESKIMFVVNAVYAMAHALHDMHRALCPNTTRLCDAMRPVNGRRLYKDFVLNVKFDAPFRPADTHSEVRFDRFGDGIGRYNIFTYLRAGRGRYRYQKVGYWAEGLTLDTRLIPWASPSAGPLPASRCSEPCLQNEVKSVQPGEGCCWLCIPCQPYEYRLDEFTCADCGLGYWPNASLTGCFELPQEYIRWGDAWAVGPVTIACLGSLATLFVLGVFVRHNATPVVKASGRELCYILLGGVFLCYCMTFIFIAKPSTAVCTLRRLGLGTAFSICYSALLTKTNRIARIFGGAREGAQRPRFISPASQVAICLALISGQLLIVVAWLVVEAPGTGKETAPERREVVTLRCNHRDASMLGSLAYNVLLIALCTLYAFKTRKCPENFNEAKFIGFTMYTTCIIWLAFLPIFYVTSSDYRVQTTTMCVSVSLSGSVVLGCLFAPKLHIILFQPQKNVVTHRAPTSRFGSTAARASSSLGQGSGSHFVPTVCNGREVVDSTTSSL